Genomic segment of Cronobacter dublinensis subsp. dublinensis LMG 23823:
ATATTTCAACACGGGATGCATTGGTCGCAAGCTGCTGCCCACCTTGGAAATTTTCTACCAACCTGCCAAGTTCTGATGCTGCCTTGCCAAGCCAGCCCACAAGAGAAGCAACACCACCAACCAGATCTGATAACCCCTGCAAGACTGCCGGATCGGTAAAAGTTTTTTTAAGATCATCAAGACCATTCTGGAGTGGCGATAGGTCAACCTTCGCCAGACCTGAAGCAATCTCAACCTTCAGGCCATTCGCCTGCGCCTCCATATCCTGAAATATTTGGCTTACTTTCAGTAAGTCATCAATGGATTTCGAATCTGGTGCAATCCCATAATCTTTAGCGAGCTGAATAAATTGCGTTAATTTCTGGTTGTTATTATCAAAGAGAGGTAATAACTTCGATAAGTCGTTACCTAGACTTTCAAGAATATTAGTCTTTTCAGCGTTTGTATTTATTTTCCCGAGTGCTTCACCAATAGCTAATAGCTGCTTATCAGGAGTAACTTTTGAGAGTTTTTCCGCAGAAAGACCTAATGCATTCAGAGCATCGACTGCTTCACCTGATTTATTCAGAACAGCATCGCCAATTTTGTCCCCGATATCTTTGAAAATATCTGCTATCTGATCTCCAGAAACGCCGGCCTTTTCTGCGGCGAACCGCCAGGCTATCAATTCCTGAGTTGATAGGCGGAGAGACTTTGCCCAACGATCTATTTCTGTAATTTGCTCAGATGTAGATTTGAGCAAAGCAATACCTGCAGAGGAAGCGGCAACTGCAGCACCGGTCGCCGCTGCGCCCATAGCAGCAATGGCAGCACCAGCGGCTTTAACATCCGACTCAACCTGTTTTCGCCATTTTGTTGAAGCGCGTTCGGCTTTGTCCATACCTGAGACAAAACCACCAACCTTGGCGATGAGGTCGATTGTCAATGTGCCGAGTGATTTGCCAGCCATATAACATCCTAAAATAAAAACCCGCCGAAGCGGGTTATATTAAAATAACATGGTAAATTGCTAATTTATGCAAATAAAAACCAACATAACAATTAATTCAGCTCATTTTTGCTATAAAAAATATAGTAAATAAAACCCCTATTATAACTAACAATATCATCATGCATCCTGAAGGACCTTTCACCCTTAATTTGAAAGGGGCGCCACACTTTGGACAAACATCAGCCTTGCTTGATACTTCCGCGCCACATTCTTTACATTTAATGAGTGCCATTTCACCTCCTCATTCAGATTTTGAGAGAATAACAGGGAATTGAACAATGGCAAAACATCAACCTGAATTATCAATTCCAGGCATTCATAGCCTGCTCAAGGGAAATGGGTTGTTCACGAATATGCGGAGCAAAATCACATAGCCTGAAAGCTGGGTCATCTTTGTCACGATTTACGTTAGCCAGCACCGACGCCACCAGCGCGGCACCCCACTCTGTTCGCATCATCGGGTTCAGGCTTCCGTACTGGTTGCGGTATTTGACCCAGAGCTGAAACTCGCGGAAGCTGAGAGCTTCTTGCGCTTCGGCGATTGTCCTCCCACCGATGCCGTTGAGGACGAGTTCACACCAGATTTCGTCTTCTCCGGTAAGCTCGTCTTTCCCAGGTCGTTAACTTCCTGGATTGCCAGCAGTAGCGCGATTGTGAGCTGCCCGTCCAGCGCGCCCCGCTCGGGATCTGCTTCACCCGTGATATCGGCGGGGGTGAATACCGGCTTTCCTTCTTCGTCACAGATGGAAGCGGCAATTCGGCCAGCAACCCCGTCAATATGCCCCTGCGCCGCCATTACATCTGTCATGGCAGTGTAATAGCCCATCGGCCGAATATAGACTGTTGCGGTAAGCTCCTGGCCGCCCTGTTTCCAGGTAATTTCTTTTTCAACCGGGCGCCCGGTAAACGCGCCAGCTTGTTTTAGTGAGTCGAGGGTAAGTTTCATAGCTGTTCCCAATATTAGTGAAATATTACGGGGCCGCAGCCCCGCAAATTAACTGCCTGCCTGCGCTTTTGGGATCCAGACGGCAGAGCCGGAACGCTGGATGGAGGCTGAAGTGGAAACGACGGTGTTAGCTGCGAAGTCGAAAGGGAAATCGGCTACGTACCCCTTAAATACGAACCAGGTACGGTCATCCGGCAGTGCCAGACCGTCTACCGTTCCCGTTGCACCAGAGGCGGCCGCCGTTGGTACTGAGTCACCGTCAGACCAACCAATGGCGAAAGTCAGCGCCTGATCTTCTTCATCGTCAGAAATTGACAGGTTATAAAGCATGATGTGACTGGCGTTTTTGGGGTCAGCGTTTAGTGTCGCCGTTGCCTGGCCGGGCGTGCGTAAGCCGCGTTTGTAGGTGCGGTCAAACTTTTCAGAAAGACAGGTATCCTCGATCTGGTCGGCAGGGTTACTCCCCGGGGTAAAACTGGTGATGCATTCAATTTCGCTCACCGCGCCTTTAGCCAGCACGAAGAGCTGAGTGCCTTGTGTCAATACAGACATGGGAATCTCCGGATATAAAAAAACCGGCTCAGGGCCGGTGCTTGTGGGTTATCGCCTGACTATCCAGTCAACATCGAAGGAGTAGCGGTAGCGCCTAGTTTCAGGGTCTTTTTCCTGTCCTCCCAGGCGCGTTATGTAAGCATGTGGCTCAATGGCGTCCCGCAGCGCGGCGGCCACGGCGATCACCTCATCCACCGTGTCGGCGTAGGCATCTACCTGCAGGGTGAACGAGTCGACATCGGGCCTTTGCTTGAGGTAATTCTCCGGCGAGCCGCTGACGTTCTGCCAGACAACGTAGGGGTAAACAACAGCATCATCCTGGCGGCCGAAGGGATAGAGGCGCACCGGGTCGGTTCCCAGTAACGCCGTTACCGTCGGGCTGGCAGCGCAGACGGAAAAGATGGGCGCGATCATGTTGGCACTCCTTTCTTTTGCGCGCGCTTAATGGCCCGGTCTATAGACTTTTCGTATTCGGTGGCGAACACGTTAACCACTTCGCCAACGCTGCTTTCCGCCGCCGGGCGCATGAAAGGCTGAGCGCGCATTTTCTCGGTACCGAACTCAACCAGGCGCCAGTGTGGGGTCGGCGCGTTCTCGCTGAAGTCAGGATGATTTTTCAGTACGGCGCCGTGCAGCACCCCAATGCGAAAGCCCAGATTGCCGGTTGTTTTGAAAAGCCTGCCGTTCCAGCGCATCGCCACGTTCGCGGCGATGCTACGCCCGGTTTCAGGGTCGTCAATGCGGCTGGCGTTCTCTTTTGCCTTATCGACAATCACGTTGCCGGCGCGACGGAGCGCCGCCCGCCCGCCGCGCCGCCGCAGGTCATCATTTATACTGTCCAGCTTCCCCAGCAGCGAATCGATCCCGATTATGCTGAAATCAATGCCATCAGCCATCGTTAACCCCCCGGGAGCATGGCAGCGTCAGATATTCTCGCCCGGTTTTATCGTCTTCCAGCACGCCCTGAATGTCATAAATGCGTCCACGGTAAAGAATGCGGTGCTTATCCGTGACGTCATCACGCCAGCGGATGGTGATCCGCGTCGTTACCTCGTTCTGACCTGCTTTCGCAGCCACAAAATCCCGCGCGGAGAGGTCTGTAACGTTAGCCCATACTTGAACCACATCCACCCAGCCACTTTCGATCGCGCCGGAGGTTGGGTTTTGTGTTTTTACAGGCTTTTGTAGCAATATACGTTTGTTCAGCTTTCCGGCCTGCATGCTCACCCCCGGAGTTTGCCGCTTAGGTAGGTCGGTACAGGGAAATCAAGCGTTGTCGTTTCGATGTCCTCAGCCAGTGACTGATAAAGCAACGCTACCAGCGCTTCATTTGAGTCCACCAGGCGATTCAGTGCGACGGTCTGCTCCTGCATCGCCTTCGTCTGCTCGGACATTGCTGCTATCAGCAGGCTTACCTGTTGTTCGTTCATAGGCTATTTTCATCCAGTTTTTCAGCCATTCTCTCCTGCGTTCACATCCGGCACACGGCATAACTCCCCCTTAAATAATGGTTGGCCGACGGAGATCGTAGATAAGCATCGTGACGGAGAGCGGCAACTCACCTTGCTGAAGCTTTTCTTCCTCTTCACCACCCCGATTGCGATCCAGCCAGCCCAGTAGCATAAGCAGCGCCGTCTGCGTGCGTCGTAACGGTTCACCTTCGATAAGCGCGCCATCACTGTTGACAATAAGGTCACGGCTTCCCTGGACATAAGCGAGAATAGCGGCGCTGCCGGCCTGAATTTTCAGGGTCAGATCAGCATCTCCGGCATCATCATCTATGCGCAGGTGCTCTTTTGCCTGCAGGAGAGTAACCAGCTCAATCACGTTTTATCCCTCCCGTCGCGCCCGCGCTTGGTCGCAAGCGTCCAGCCTTTCGATCCCGTTTCGCCTGGCTTGTCCTGCGTCTGCTCGTCGCAGTGCCAGAGCGAGCCGCCCCACGTTACCGTGTCGCCTGGCAGGTAGTCCTGGCCGGATTTGAACACGCCTTTATAAATCATGACCGGAACGTCAAACGATTTGGTTTCACTGCTACCGCTGGAACGGTTAACCGTTAGGGTGAAACGCCGTTGCCCGGAACGCTCAACCTCCACGCCCGCCACACCGTCAACCACACATTCCCATCCGCGCATGCCGTGCGTTTTCTCATAAGCACGCCACAAACCGCCGTTATGGGTTGCATAAGAGCCGCGAGGGTAGTTTTTCTCTTCATCAATGAATGGCAGAATTTCCAGCGCCAGCGCATCGCGGCCATCTTCACCATCCCTGCCCGGTTCAGCTGTCGGCAATGCGGCCACGGCTTCGCTAACCAGCGTTTTCACATCCGGAAGAACAGGCATTGACGATGCGACGAGTTGCTCCAGCATCGGTTGCACGTCTTCGGGCGTAAGGCTTTTGCCGTCCTGCGGTACCGGAATGCCAGCGAACGCACTATTCACGGCCTCTTCCACCGCCTGCTTCAGTGCCACCGGATCGTAATCCTTACCGTCTTTCGGCGTTGGTAAGCCGCCAAATGCCTTGTCCACCATCTCCTGCAGCATCGGCTGTACGTCTTCGGGCGTAAGGCTTTTGCCGTCCTGCGGTACCGGAATGCCAGCGACAGCACTGCTTACGGCCTCTTCCACTGCCTGCTTCAGTACCGCCGGATCGTAATCCTTACCGTCTTTCGGTGTTGGTAAGCCGCCGAATGCCTTGTCCACCATCTCCTGCAGCATCGGCTGTACGTCTTCGGGCGTCAGGCTTTTGCCGTCCTGCGGAGCCGGAATTGCGGCAACCGCATCAGTGACCATGGAGGCGATATCAGGCAGTTGAAGAACCTCAGGCGCGGGCAGCGCTGCCACAGCCTCTTCCACCATGGCGGCAAAGTCGGGTGCCGGGACGCTTTTTATTTCTTCCAGTTGCCTGGAAAGCAGGCTCAGCTTTCCATCGTATTCCTGACGCTGCAGATCAAGGCTTTTACGAAACCCTTCACGCATTTCAGCGAGAGCATGACCGAACTCTTCACCAAGCACTTTTATCAGCGTTAATTCGCGTTCATTCATTTGGTAAGCAATCCTCTGAGCATGGCTTTGGCCGCTGATTGCTCAGCGGCAGATAAAGCCTTTCCTTCCTCACTGGCGGGTTGCGATGGTGCAGAAGAACTACTTTTGCCGAATGGATCATCCGAGGCATCGCGGCGGGCCAGCGCGCCAAGGCTGAAGTTCTGCTGCTGAAGGTAAAGCTCATCACCACCAGTAACGGGCGGCAGGTTTTCACTGCGTCGCGCCTCATTAGGCGTCAGGATGGTATTTTTAACGCCTTCGCCCAGCGTTTTTATGCGGCGTTCGCTGTCCATACGCAGCAGCGCACTCACATCGAACTCGGTACCGGTATCACCTTCCAGCTCAAACGCTTCATCCAGCAACAGTTCAATCGACTCGATAAGCGTCTGCAGGCACTGCGAGTAATACTGCTGCTCCAGCGCCTCGATATTGTCGTAGGAGGGAAGCTCGCCTATTCCGGCTTTGTAAGCCGGGACATGGAAAACCGAACAGCTGATTTTCGCGGTCATCTGAAGCTGTTCAACCATCTGAGCATCAGCTGCCGTCATAGCCGTTGGGTTGTATTTGGCGCCATTACTCAGGAGGGCTGTTTTCCCTGCGTTTTCACCCGTATATCCCGTATCCCAGTTGTTTTTCAGGATGCGGGCATTTTCCTCGCTGATACTACCCGGCACTTCAATAACCCCGCTGGGCTTGCCGCCGTTGCGGAAGAAGAAGGCCGCATTTTCCTGAATATGGTGCCCCTGCATCGCTGCCAGGCCAGCAGCATAAATTGGTGAAAGACCGATAAGCGGATGAAAGAGGCAGTTAAACCGGTCGTGGATAATCTCTCGTGCCGGGACTGTCACCCCGGATTCAATACCGGCCATATTATCCGGGTTAATCTGGTAAAAAACGGAACCGTCATCTGCCACCAGCGGAGTGACCTTGTTCCAGTCCAGAATGCGCAGCTCCGTGATTTCCCCGCGGGTATTACGGATCTTCAGGACAACTGTATTCCCGTAGCAAAGCTTGGAGTTAAGCCAGCATTCGAAAAACTGCATCCGGTTTTGGAACGCATTCGGGCGCCTGTAAATTGCGGCAACCTTGCCATTATTGTTTTCTTTCCAGATGCCGTTTGAATCGCGGCGCATCAGCCGCACAGGCATCTTTGCAATATCACTCGCAATCAGCGATATGCAGGAAAACACGGCGTGGAAGGAAAGGACGGTTTTCTCGTTTATTTCCAGGTTACGCTGCCATGCGCCGGCAAAGGGCTCACGGACAAAACTTAGCAGTGAGGTCCAGAGGCCACGGCCTGCGGGTTGCTGCAGCGCCTTTTCTTTTCTCCGGAAAGGATTCCACATCAGCCATTCCCCGCATTATTTTTCTTTTTCCCGCCACCAGCACGCTTTGCGCCGGTGTACTCAGCCTTGCCCAGCAGCACCAGCACCCTCGCGCACTGGTCATCCACGGTTTTTTCATCGCCGGGCTTAGAGTCATGAGTGCGCTGGAGATATCGGATTTTTGCCATGCAAAATGGCGGGGGTTCCCCCGCCCTCCTGTCCTGGTTAGCTGGTCTGGGTGGTGCCGTAGTTCACGCCGGAAATCACGGCGACGGCAGAGGTACGGCGGCGCTTCCAGTTAATCCAGCGTTCGGCGCGGATAGCCACGCTGTTGGTCTGGAACATGGAAACCAGCTCGGTGCCAGTACCATTTACGCTGTCGCCGGTTGGCTCGCTTTGCATTTCGAGCGAGGCTTCGCGGGACATGTCCACGGCAACGCCGCCGTCGTCAGCCAGGTAGATATCCGGCGCGTTAACCAGCACCAGCTGGCTGCCGACATACTGGGAGACGATAACCGGCAGGCCCTGGAAGGTGCCACCCAGCAGCGTCATTTCCGGATACTCTTTCTGGCCCAGCGCGTTCTTGCGCATTGACAGCGCCAGTGCGGTGGTGCTGGACATCAGCCAGACCGCACCGTTCGGCTCCAGGTTGGCATCAACGAATACGCCGAACGCAGCTGCTGCATCATCGTCCGGATTACCGGTAGACGGGATCGCCGTAATGCCGTTAGTAACTGAAGCCGGAGAGACGTTAGTAACTTCAGCTTTGGACGGGTTGATAAAGTCGGTGTCCAGACGGGCAATAACCGCCTCGGCCAGCGCGTTACGCACCAGCGCATCGGCTGCGGGGTTGGAGAAGCGGATCAGTTCATCGGTCAGCACCGCTATTGCGGCTACTTTGGCGAAGCTGAAAGTGATCGACTCAAAGTCGAACTTGGTCAGCGGCTTCGCCTTGCCCTGACCTACCCAGTTCGCTGAACCACCGGAGGTCTGCGCCGGGATGCGGACATTGAAAGGCACCTCGCGCAGTGCAGGGATGCCACCCTGCCCGAAGCGTCCGATAATGGTCTTCGGTCGCAGGAACTCCACGAAATCCTGGGCGTACTCCTGGTATTCAACCAGCGCGCCCGCCCATTTCGGGTCGGTGGTGGTGCCTGCGCCGACAGCCGCCTTCAGGACATGATGCAGTTTCGCATCGTCCGGATACTGCTTACGCGCAATCTCCAGCGCCTCTGAGCGGCTGCCGTTCGCAGCGGCCAGCGCCTTGGCGAAGCGGGCAAAGGCGATGCCTTTTTCCAGCTTCTGCTCTACGCGAATGATGCCCGGCGCGCTGGTCGTTACGACATTCACATCGCCGCCCGCCGCTTTGCTTACCGGTTTGGCAGTCGCAGCGAGGTTACTTTCCATGTCGCGCAGACGCTTCAGGTGCGCATCCACGGATTTGATTTCGGCGGAGGTGTTGTCGTAGCTCTCCTCTTCTTCCATATCAAGCGTACGCCCGGCTTCGGCGGCTTTCGCCATAATGTCGGAGAGAGACGCCGCCAGCGCCGAACGCTTTGCTTCAAAGCTTTTGATTTGTTCTGCGATATTCATCGAACTGTTTCCTTTATTGGTATTGATTTTGGGTGCTGTAGCGCCAGCGGACTGTGTTGCTTTAACCACCGGTTTCTCTTTGCCTGCCGCGGCGAGTAACTGGCGATCGAAGGATTTCACGGTGTTAATGGAACATTCAGCGTTTGCCGGAATGGTCACTGCCGAGACTTCAAGAAGGTCCCAGGACAAAAAGCGGATACCGCCTTCATCCAGGAAGGAATACTCAATCGGCCGGAAGCCGATAGAGAGACCGCGAACCAGCCCCGCCTTAATGGATGCCCAGGCCTCATCGAGGCGGGCGGCCAGCTGGGACGGCATATCCGGGGTGGGTTTCACCAGTTTTGCTGTGATCTCAAGCCCGCCCTTCACCATTTTTGGTGTGCAGGTGCCGATGGGTTGTGAGCGGTCATGCTGCCAGAGGAACGGCGTGTCGCTGCGGAACTTCGCGCCCTCCGGCTCCATGATGTCCCCGTCACGGTCAGGCGAAGGCGTGGAGGCGATGCCGGTAATGATCCGCTCGTCCTCGTTCACCGCCTTAACCGTCATAAGGGTGCATGCGCGATTAAGCGTCATTTAGCTGCCTCCTGAAACGAAAAAACCCGCCGGAGCGGGTCGTTAACTGACGTAACTGTCATATGAAATGCACCTGGTAATCCTGCTTTTTCGCTTCAGGGTTGAGCGCCATGAGCGAAACGCTGTTGAACAGCGCCATCAGCGGGTCAATCTTGCCCTTGCCGCTGGCCTGCTTGGTAATGAGGATGGCGTTACCTTTCGGCTCCACCCGGGCATTACCCACACACCAGGCCATCATCGGTTGCCCGCCATGGATCAGCACACCCTCGGCAAGCTTGCGTTCGGTGGTTTTAATCGCGCCGCCCAGGCGCCAGCCCTGGCTTACACCCACTACTGCATCAGCAGGAATGTCAGCCTCAATCAGGGCATCAAGGATTTGCCCGACACCCGAAGGGTCAATGCCTATCTTGTCGAGCAGTTCGGCAACGTGGACGCGCCGGACGTATTCCGCCACCTCTTCGGTATCCTGCCCCATCCGCTTCACGATGGTCAGGTCGCCTGCCCTCACGAAGTCATTGAACCTGGACTCCTCGCTCTTACGCCGCCGGATGGCTATCTCATGTGCCCAGGCATGGCACCAGCAGAGCCACTCCCGCGTTTCAGCGTCACGCCCGACTGCAGCGAAGCCCAGCAGGTCATCAAGACCACCACCATCGATGCCGACGGTGATCACCTCGGCGCGCCGCAGCAAATCATCAAAACTGACGCGCTGCGCCTGCTGCTCCCATAAATCGACGCCCGCCCAGCGGTCGCTGCGCAGGTTAAGGCCAATTTCAATATTGAGATGCTTCGCCAGGAACTGCTGCAGTGTCCCGTCCGTTTTCGCCTGGTTCTTGCGGAGCTGATCCGCTATCCACTCCGCGCTGACCGAGCGGCCGATGTTCGGGTTGGTGATGTAGAAGTTTTTCGGATCGAGATAAGCCTTGTTTTCCACCATCCGTTCCGGGAACTCGTAAAGGATGCCCAGCGTTTTGGGGTCGTTTATCTTGCCATCACGGACACTGCGCCAGTAATCGAGCCGTTCTTTGAAAACGCCTGCCGGCGGCTCGTCGCTCTGCGTGGTGAGAAATATCACCCAGCCTTCATTACGCGAAACCTGCCCGCCGAGCGCTTCCATAAACATCGCCTCTGCATTGGCGCGCTTGCCGAACAGCCAGAGCTCGTCAACCAGAATACGGCCCGACTTCTTACCTGATACGGTGTCCGTGTCTGCGGCCACCACTTTGAGCGTATTTCGCGTCACCCGGTGCGTAATCGTGCGGATATGGTCCTGGATCTGGAACATATCAGACAGCTCATCGTCGGCGCGTATCATGCCGGCGGCAGGCTTGAAGCTGTTA
This window contains:
- a CDS encoding phage portal protein produces the protein MWNPFRRKEKALQQPAGRGLWTSLLSFVREPFAGAWQRNLEINEKTVLSFHAVFSCISLIASDIAKMPVRLMRRDSNGIWKENNNGKVAAIYRRPNAFQNRMQFFECWLNSKLCYGNTVVLKIRNTRGEITELRILDWNKVTPLVADDGSVFYQINPDNMAGIESGVTVPAREIIHDRFNCLFHPLIGLSPIYAAGLAAMQGHHIQENAAFFFRNGGKPSGVIEVPGSISEENARILKNNWDTGYTGENAGKTALLSNGAKYNPTAMTAADAQMVEQLQMTAKISCSVFHVPAYKAGIGELPSYDNIEALEQQYYSQCLQTLIESIELLLDEAFELEGDTGTEFDVSALLRMDSERRIKTLGEGVKNTILTPNEARRSENLPPVTGGDELYLQQQNFSLGALARRDASDDPFGKSSSSAPSQPASEEGKALSAAEQSAAKAMLRGLLTK
- a CDS encoding terminase large subunit; the protein is MAQWSTACTDWESRLVAGESIIPPPIFPDQAEQALGIFRELRVSDLPGKPAFGECSEEWVFDFVKAIFGGYDAETGNQLIREYGLLISKKNTKSTIAAGIMLTALILCWREDEEHLILAPTKEVADNSFKPAAGMIRADDELSDMFQIQDHIRTITHRVTRNTLKVVAADTDTVSGKKSGRILVDELWLFGKRANAEAMFMEALGGQVSRNEGWVIFLTTQSDEPPAGVFKERLDYWRSVRDGKINDPKTLGILYEFPERMVENKAYLDPKNFYITNPNIGRSVSAEWIADQLRKNQAKTDGTLQQFLAKHLNIEIGLNLRSDRWAGVDLWEQQAQRVSFDDLLRRAEVITVGIDGGGLDDLLGFAAVGRDAETREWLCWCHAWAHEIAIRRRKSEESRFNDFVRAGDLTIVKRMGQDTEEVAEYVRRVHVAELLDKIGIDPSGVGQILDALIEADIPADAVVGVSQGWRLGGAIKTTERKLAEGVLIHGGQPMMAWCVGNARVEPKGNAILITKQASGKGKIDPLMALFNSVSLMALNPEAKKQDYQVHFI
- a CDS encoding phage tail assembly chaperone family protein, TAC — its product is MKLTLDSLKQAGAFTGRPVEKEITWKQGGQELTATVYIRPMGYYTAMTDVMAAQGHIDGVAGRIAASICDEEGKPVFTPADITGEADPERGALDGQLTIALLLAIQEVNDLGKTSLPEKTKSGVNSSSTASVGGQSPKRKKLSASASFSSGSNTATSTEA
- a CDS encoding HK97-gp10 family putative phage morphogenesis protein codes for the protein MADGIDFSIIGIDSLLGKLDSINDDLRRRGGRAALRRAGNVIVDKAKENASRIDDPETGRSIAANVAMRWNGRLFKTTGNLGFRIGVLHGAVLKNHPDFSENAPTPHWRLVEFGTEKMRAQPFMRPAAESSVGEVVNVFATEYEKSIDRAIKRAQKKGVPT
- a CDS encoding phage major capsid protein codes for the protein MTLNRACTLMTVKAVNEDERIITGIASTPSPDRDGDIMEPEGAKFRSDTPFLWQHDRSQPIGTCTPKMVKGGLEITAKLVKPTPDMPSQLAARLDEAWASIKAGLVRGLSIGFRPIEYSFLDEGGIRFLSWDLLEVSAVTIPANAECSINTVKSFDRQLLAAAGKEKPVVKATQSAGATAPKINTNKGNSSMNIAEQIKSFEAKRSALAASLSDIMAKAAEAGRTLDMEEEESYDNTSAEIKSVDAHLKRLRDMESNLAATAKPVSKAAGGDVNVVTTSAPGIIRVEQKLEKGIAFARFAKALAAANGSRSEALEIARKQYPDDAKLHHVLKAAVGAGTTTDPKWAGALVEYQEYAQDFVEFLRPKTIIGRFGQGGIPALREVPFNVRIPAQTSGGSANWVGQGKAKPLTKFDFESITFSFAKVAAIAVLTDELIRFSNPAADALVRNALAEAVIARLDTDFINPSKAEVTNVSPASVTNGITAIPSTGNPDDDAAAAFGVFVDANLEPNGAVWLMSSTTALALSMRKNALGQKEYPEMTLLGGTFQGLPVIVSQYVGSQLVLVNAPDIYLADDGGVAVDMSREASLEMQSEPTGDSVNGTGTELVSMFQTNSVAIRAERWINWKRRRTSAVAVISGVNYGTTQTS
- a CDS encoding zinc-ribbon domain-containing protein — protein: MALIKCKECGAEVSSKADVCPKCGAPFKLRVKGPSGCMMILLVIIGVLFTIFFIAKMS
- a CDS encoding DUF3168 domain-containing protein, whose protein sequence is MIAPIFSVCAASPTVTALLGTDPVRLYPFGRQDDAVVYPYVVWQNVSGSPENYLKQRPDVDSFTLQVDAYADTVDEVIAVAAALRDAIEPHAYITRLGGQEKDPETRRYRYSFDVDWIVRR
- a CDS encoding phage tail tube protein — protein: MSVLTQGTQLFVLAKGAVSEIECITSFTPGSNPADQIEDTCLSEKFDRTYKRGLRTPGQATATLNADPKNASHIMLYNLSISDDEEDQALTFAIGWSDGDSVPTAAASGATGTVDGLALPDDRTWFVFKGYVADFPFDFAANTVVSTSASIQRSGSAVWIPKAQAGS
- a CDS encoding phage tail assembly protein T codes for the protein MMRTEWGAALVASVLANVNRDKDDPAFRLCDFAPHIREQPISLEQAMNAWN
- a CDS encoding phage head closure protein, which produces MQAGKLNKRILLQKPVKTQNPTSGAIESGWVDVVQVWANVTDLSARDFVAAKAGQNEVTTRITIRWRDDVTDKHRILYRGRIYDIQGVLEDDKTGREYLTLPCSRGVNDG
- a CDS encoding head-tail connector protein: MIELVTLLQAKEHLRIDDDAGDADLTLKIQAGSAAILAYVQGSRDLIVNSDGALIEGEPLRRTQTALLMLLGWLDRNRGGEEEEKLQQGELPLSVTMLIYDLRRPTII